TCTGGACTACGCGGTGGCCAACGCCGGAATCCTGCGCAACTCGCCCCTGGGCGAGATGACCGATGAGCGCTGGGAGGCCATGCTCGACGTCGACCTCACCGGCGTGTTGCGGACCCTGCGCGCAGGGTCCGCAAGGATGACCGACGGCGGAGCGATGGTTGCCGTGTCCTCTATTGCCGGAGGTGTGTACGGGTGGGAGGAACATGCCCATTACGCGGCCGCCAAGGCCGGCGTGCTCGGGTTGATCCGCAGCGTGGCCGCCGAGCTGGGCCCGCGCGGCATCCGCGCCAACGCCGTGATTCCCGGACTCATCGAGACGCCCCAGTCCCTGGACCCGGTGAACTCCCTCGGGCCCGACGGACTGCAACGCGCCGGTCTGGAAATCCCCTGGGGCCGCGTCGGACGGCCCCAGGAGGTTGCCAGCGTGATCGGCTTCCTGACCTCCAATGACGCTGTCTACGTCACCGGCCAGTCGCTGATCGTCGACGGCGGTCTCACCGTCAAGATGCGTGCCTGAAAAGCCCCGGAAGGACAAGAATGAACAACCCTGACGCCTCCCGTCACACGGAGGGCCGCGCTGTAGTGGTCACAGGCGGAGCCAGCGGCATAGGCAAGGCCATCGCTGAAGCCTTCACCGCCAACGGCGACAGAGTGGCTGTGCTCGACCGGTCCGGCGCGGCGGGAAGCATCGCCGTCGACGTCTCAGACGAAGCGAGCGTGAGGGCCGCCTTCGCCGCCGCACGCGCCGAGCTCGGGAGCATCGATATTCTCGTGAACAGTGCGGGACTGCTGACGGAATCACCGCTGGAGGACATGACCCTGGCTATGTGGAACGAGACGATTGCCGTTGACCTGACGGGCGTCTTCCTGTGTTGCCGGGAGGTGGTGGGGGAGATGCGGCAGCAGAAGTGGGGCCGCATCATCAACATCGCCTCACAGCTGGCCATCAAGGGCGGCACCGGGCTCAGCCACTACAGCGCCGCCAAAGCCGGGGTCGTGGGACTGACCAAGGCTCTGGCCCTGGAAACCGCCGGCGACAACGTGCTGGTCAACAGCATCGCCCCTGGCCCCATCGAGACGCCCCTGGTTGACGGCATTTCCGAGGACTGGAAAACGGAGAAGCGTGCCGGCCTGCCGCTGCTGCGCTTTGGCCTTCCGGCCGAGGTGGCGCCTACAGCGCTGCTTCTCGCCAGCGATCCGGGCGGCAACCTGTATGTCGGTCAGACGCTGGGGCCAAATTCCGGCGACGTCATGCCCTAGGAAAGGACGCCTCACATGTGCGGTGCGTGCGGACGAAGTGTTGTGAGCGACCCTGTGCTGGGTCCGAACCGAACGATGCGCCAGCACCTGATCGTCGCCCAAACGATCAACGGCGTCTGCCAATCGTGGCCCGGGGCCCCGAAAGTGGCGGCCACCAGCGACGGCTGGTTGGTTTCGGGTTCAACGGGTGCCACAACGGCGGTCGCGACGGTGGAAGCGCTGTGGTCCGTTGTTCTCCGGAGCCGCCCGGGAGCGCCGTCTTCGGATCTGCGTCCTACGGACGGGCCCTGTGCTACGGAAGAAGCTCGCGTGGCGGCGCCCATCGGCGGTTCGGAATGGGACCCGACGTCGGGGGACTTGACGGCACCGCACTTGCAGCCGGAGGAGTTGTCGCTCCGGGTCTTGAATCTTGGCCACCACATGGCGCGCGATGCGGGCACGGCCCCCGCAGGGTCCTGGGCAGCCCGCGAATAGCGCTGTCCAGACCAGGTGAATCGCACCGAGTTTGATGGAGACATCGATTACCCGGAAGGATGATTCCCATGCCAGCACAACGGCAGTACCCTGTCGAGCCGCGTGAGCGCGCAACGCAGAGGGCCATTGATGCAAGGAAGAACCCTGCGACCAGGACCGGCGAGTGCCGCCGGATCGGAGAGCATCTCGGGGTGAATCCCGAGGCGCTGCGGATCCGGGTGAGCCGGGCCGAGATTGACGAGAGTCTGCGACCGGGGACGACGACGGCGGACATCGACCGGATCACAGAACTCGAGCGTGAGGTCCGCGGGCTGCACCGGGCGAACACGATCCTGAAGCAGGCAAGGCTGTTTGCCTTTCGGGTGCACTCACCTGGCTCTAGTTCTGGTCGCCGATAATGGATCCTTCCTCAGTTGAGGGGGGAATAGGCGAGGTTGTCGCCGTGAATATCCTTCAGACCGGAAGGTTGCTCCGGCCCGTGAGCGAAGTCTCTACTGCCCGCGGGTCCACTCGCCGAGGGGATTCGGCGGCGCTCTGGAACGGCAAATACGGGGTGTGCACACTGTGCACACCCAGGGCTTCGGATCGGGCCGTACCGAACTCCGGCTCAACCTTGACTCTGCCGTCGAGGCTCCGGTGGAGCTTGGTCCGCTGATTGATTCTGAATTCCACTCCTGCGGCACCGTCCCGCCGCACGGCGCCAAGGTCCTGGCCCACCCGGACAAGGACTTCTACATTGTGGGCAGGAAGTCCTACGGCCGGGCGCCGACCTTCCTGCCGGCCACCGGCTACGAACAGGTCCGCTCCGTCGTGGCCGCCCTCGCCGGGGACCGTGAGGCCGCGGACACCGTCCACCTCGAACTCCCCGAGACCGGCGTCTGCTCCACTGACGCCGGCACCAGCTGCGATGTTCCCGCCGCGGCCATCCCGGATAGGGCGGAGGCCCGGTGCTGCGCCGCTCCCGAACCCGTACTGGTCGGGTTCCCCACCGGAATGACCCACGGCCGCTCCGGCAGCAACTGAACATCATTCGTCAGCAAACCCCATCATTGGAGTGCCGCCATGACTGAACACCGCGAAACCAGCAGGGGACTGCAGGACAACACCGAGCTCCTGCACCGCGTCAGCGCCCGCCTCGCTGACAGGTTTGCCGGGATCTTCGCCGCTGAAACCGTCGAACGCTACGTCTTTGAGTCCTACACGGCCCTGGCCCGGACCGCGAAGATCACCACCTACCTGCCCGCCACCACCGAGCACTTCGCCAGCGACCGGCTCAACGCCCTAGCCAAATCCAAGGGAGCGGTCCTCCGAACGCGGCATCGAAGGTATGGAACGCATGCGCCCGGTCCGGGACGGCATTCGGGTCCGGAATCAGAAGCTCTACGCGGAGCTCACCGGGAACTAGGCATGCCCGCCACCGCTCTGACCCGCTCGTTTTCAGCGGGTGAGGGCGAAGGCGGCAAGGACTGCGGTACAGGTGTCGCTGGCCAGTGGACGGCGGTGGAGCCCAGGAGCCGGCGGCGCAGCAGCACCAGGGTCAGCGTCAGACCTGCGGTGATCAGAAGGGCGCCGAGCATGCGTGAGGCGAGGTAGGTTCCGTCGGGAATGAAGGGGATCACCAGGTGCTGGGAACTCCAGAAGACGACGACGATGGCGGCTCCCTTCCAGATGCTGTCCGTGACGGCCTGAAGGCGTGGCAGCAGGAAGTCGAGGTAGACCATTCCTTCAGTGAAGGCCCATATCACCGGCCAAAGTGTGCTGCTGCAGACGGCAGCCCAAACCGGCAGGTGAATGGCGGTGATCCGGGGTGGGAGGGCCCCGGGCCCGTAGAAAGGAAGGGTGGCCAGGCTTGCGGCCGCGACTGCGGGCAGCAGGGCCAGCAAGTACAGGGGGATGGCGCGCAGCTGAGGGCCCAAGTTTGATGCGGGTGAGACCGGATACGTCCTGGAGTCGCCGTCGTTCCCGGCGGAGCACTAACACCAGTAAGAACAGACACCCTGCGTCTATGAGGGTGCCCTAGACGGTCCACCAACCCCGGGAGGATTCCCATTGCGTCAGGTCGCCGATGGACCACAGGATCCCGGAGGTTGTCATCTGCGCGAGGAAGGACAGGACGGCCAGGGCCGGCAGAAACAGCAGTACCGGCCACCAGGACAGGTTCCTGTCAGCAAACAGAATCCGGAGGGCGCGCGGCGTGTTGCGTCCCGTCGGCCCTGCGGCGGTCCGAAGATCGTTGACCGGGGCCTGCCTGCCGGTCGAATCCGCGGCAGCCGGGTCGGAGGGTGAGCTTTCATGAACTGGTCTCCCGCCATGGTTCCCCGGCTTGTTGCGGCTGAATGATCGTAATTCTTACGGGATCGGGGTGCGCAAACTGCGCATGAACGGTGCCGCAATGCTCGAAGGCAGCCCGTAGATGTCCCGATGAGCAGCCTGGGTACTGTGAAACTGTGTTTCCCAGTGCTGACGTCTATGAAAGATTTTTTCTCCGTTTACCTTTGAGTCTTTCACCGTTGACCTGGCATCCGTAGCTTTCTTGGTGTGACAACAAATGACCTGGCAACGGCCCCTGCACACCGCGAACAGTTCCTGGAAGCGGTGCGGGAAAACCTGACCTCCTTTACTTCCGTCGAACTGAGAATCGCCAAGGCGATGCTCAACGATCCCGCCGGGCTGATCAACCAGTCCATCGGCCAGTTCGCTGTCGTGGCCGGCGTTTCCGCGGCGTCGGCGGTGCGTTTTTGCCGGGCCATGGGGCTGGCCGGTTTCCAGGAACTCAAGTTGACCCTGAGCCGCTCGGCTCCCGCGGATCCGGCCCGGGCGGCAACGGACGTCGACGCCGGTGACTCGCCGGAGACAGCCAGCCGCAAAGTGGTGCTGGGATCCGCGGAGGCCCTGGCCACGGCGGCCGGTAACATCGACCATTTGGCTATTGCTGCCGCGGCCGGAGTGCTCGGCGAAGCCCGCAGGGTCCTGGTGGCCGGCATCGGCACGTCCGCTCCGCTGGCGGCGGATGTGGCCTATCGGCTGGCATTGATCGGGGTGGATGCCGTGTTTCCGGCGGACGCGCACGTCCAGCATGTCATGGCTAGCCACCTGGTGCCGGGGGATGCCTGCCTGGTCATCTCCCATACCGGCTCTACCGTGGAAACCCTTGCTGTCGCTGGTGCAGCGCGCGACGCCGGGGCCGTGGTTCTCGCCGTCACCAGCTTCGCCGGAACACCCCTGACCGACATCTCGGACCACGTGGTTGTCGCCGGCAGCCAGGAGACCGCCTACCGCGTGGACGCCATGACCAGCCGCATGGTGCACCTGGCGGTACTTGACGCCCTGGTGGTGGTGCTGGCGCACGCCTCGCCGTGGCGGTCCGAGACCCTTGCGGAGAGCAACGAAATCCTGGCCCGCGGCCACCGAATCTAGCCTCCTTCCCAACCCCCACCTCATTCCCTGGAGACACCCATGCCCAAACTCATCCATGGCCTTGTGACCGACGGCGCCGGAGCACCGCATCCCGGCGTCGCCGTCACCAACGGCCGAGACGTCATCACCACGGACGACGGCGGCGCGTTCAGTCTGGAGCCCGCCGGGCCGTTCATTGCCCTCACCCGCCCCACGGGGTGGACCACGGACCGCTGGTTTGCGCGGATCGACGCCGGAGCGGCTGAGGACACGGCCATCACCTTCGTGCTGGAGCCGGACGAGCAGCCGCTGCCCTACCAGTTCATGCACATCACGGACACACACATCGATGCCAAGCGCGAGTCCGAATGGTCATTCGACTACGGGCGCCTCACGCAGGCCAGCCAGCTGCGGGAGTTCCTCCAGGACCTCCCGCAGCTCTCACCCGCCAGCCGCTCCGTCGTGATCACCGGTGACCTGGTGGACCATGGCAGTGCTGAGGAATTCGCTGAACTCATGGATGCGGTGGACGGTTCGCCCGTCGACGTGAACCTGGTGCCCGGCAACCACGACCACATGCACACCGGACTCAAGGGCCTGGTCTCCCGCAACAACTACATCATCAACGGCGGCAACCCCGAGCTCTACGAGGCGATGGTGGGTCCGCGCTGGTTCTCCTACGATGTCGCGGGACTGCACGTAGTGGTGATGGACTGGCACACCCACGAACTCGGCCTGGACCACACGGTCCAGGAAGAATGGCTCCGCAACGATCTCGCCACGGCAGGCGCGAGCACCCCGTACATCCTGTGCATGCACGACCAGCCGGGGCATTCCATCATGGACCGTCTGCCCCGCAAGCCCCTGGCCACCTTCTCCGGACACTGGCACACCTCCCGCGTGGTGGACATCGACGGGGTCCTGCACGTCAACAGCCCCACGCCATTCTTCGCAGGCCTGGACTACTCGCCGCCCATGTTCCGGGAAGTGGTGTGGGACGGCACGGAGATCACACTCAACTCACGCACCATGCCGGCACGCTACCTGCACAACCCCGAACACGCCTTTGACGTGGACAAGGCCACCATCGCCGGGTACGACGCCAAGCCGGAGCGCCCGCCGGTCCGGTGGCGGCACCAGTTGGCCGGTGCCGGGCACCGTGCAGGCCTGACCCTCACCGACGGCATGGTCCTGGCCGGCTCCCAGATCGAGGACAAGCCCGCGGGGACTGTGGAGGCCCTCGACGCCGCCACCGGAAGCCTGCTGTGGACGGCCGGCACGGAGTCCGCCGTCAAGACCAGGCCCCTCAAGGTCGGGGGCATTGTGGTGGTCGCAGAAGTCAATGGTGCGGTTGCCGGACTCGACGCCACGAGCGGGGAGCGCGTGTGGACCACACCGTCCACCGACCCGTACCGGCGCTTTGCCTGGCAGTCGCCCGTAGAGTCGGAAGGGATCGTGGTTGTGGGCGACCAGAGCGACCTCCGTGCCCTCGACGCCGCCACCGGCGAGGTACTTTGGGGCAGGACCGATCTGTCCCCGCACCACAACATCGTCACCCACTCCAGCGTGCTGATCCTCGGACGGACAGTGGTGGTCGGCTTCTGGCCGACGCCCAACGCGCCAATCGCCGTCGACCTCCACACCGGCGAATCCCTGTGGCCCGTGCCTGCCCTGAAAGACGACCCCTGGGAGACCGCGCGGAAGCTCCGCGTGACGGGCACGGCCGTGTTCGACGCCGTCGACGACAGCGTCCTCCTTCCCGCCATCGCCGGTACCGTCAAGCTGGACCGCGAAAGCGGGCAGGTGCTGTGGACCGCGGACCATGAGGGCGGCTACAGCCCGTCAACACCCGTCGTCACGCCCGACGGCTATGTCGTCACGGTCACCGGCCGCGGGATCCGCATGCTCAACCGGGAAACCGGCGTCCAGCTCTGGGACGTCCCCGTAGACGGACTCGCGCCCTTCCCCATGACCGCCTACCGCAAGAAGGCCCACCCCGTCATGGCGGCACCTTTGTACCTCGCATCGGAAGACACACTACTGCTGCCCGGACTCGACGGCGTCATCCGCCGCTACCGCATGGACGGCACCCCGGCGGGCGAGTTCCGGATCGGTGTCCCGCTCGCCGCACCCCTGCTGGCTGCCGACGGCGGCTACCTGACGGTCGGCGTCGACGGCGGCGTGCTGTCGCTGGACCTACCCGCGGGCCCGGCAGCAGAAATCGGCGCGTCATCATGACGACACCTCTACTGAAGGAGCGGCCGGCGTCCGGACAGCTGCCCGCACCGGCAGATCAGCCGGCGTCCGGACACCGGGCAGCACCGAAGCGCCGCAGCATCATTCCGTACCTGCTGCTCCTGCCGGCGCTGCTGGCCATGCTGCTGTTTGTCTACGGCCCGGCCCTGTTGTCCTTCATCGGCAGCTTCTTCGTCATCCCGCTGTCCAAGGGGCCCTGGAAGTTCGCCGGACTGGACAACTACAAGTCCGTGCTCTCCGATCCGCTGATCCAGCAGGCCGCCTGGAACACCCTGGTCTACTCGGTGGCCACGATCATTCCCTCCATGGTGCTGGGGCTCCTGCTGGCGCTCCTCATGGAACGGCTGGGCCGCCGAAGCTGGCTGGCCAAGACGGCACTCATCCTGCCCATGACGGCCAATATGGTGGCGATGGCGGTGGTTTTCAAATGGATCTTCGCCCTGCAGGGCGGCCTGGCCAACCAGACCCTGGCCATGGTCGGGTTCGCCCCCGTCAACTGGCTCGGCGAGGCTGAAACGTCCTTGGCCTCCGTGATCCTGGTGGGTCTGTGGCGGGCCACATCCCTGTGCACCTTGCTGTTCATGGCCGGGCTCACCACCATCCCCGGCTCCATCCACGAGGCCACCGCGGTGGAGGGAATCCGCGGCTTCGCGAAGCTCCGCACGGTCATCCTGCCCATGCTCAAGCCGACGGTCGTGTTCGTCTCCGTCCTTTCGATCACGGGTGCGGCGCAGGTGTTCGAAATCGTCAATGTCATGACCAAGGGCGGTCCGCTGGGCAGTTCGGAGACCATAATGACCGCCACCCAGCGGGTCGGTTTCGAGTATTTCCGCGTGGGCGAAGCCTCTGCCATGTCCTTCACCCTCATCGCCATCCTCCTGGCCGTCGGCATCATCGGCCGCCGCCGCACCCCCAAGGAAGAGTCATGATCCGTCTGTACAAGCCGCTTGGACTGGTTCTCGGAGCAGTCGCCGTCGTCCTCTCCTTGTTCCCCTTCTACTGGATGCTCCGCACCGCGGTGGCGCCCGCCGGCGGCAGTGTCCTGACAGGGATGAGCCTGATCCCGGCAGAGCTGGACCTGTCCAACTTCGCCCGGGCGTGGGACCGCGCCAACCTGGGTTCCGCGATGCTGAACGGCATCACGGTCACTCTGGGGATCCTGCTGCTTCAGCTTCTGACGTGCATCCCGGCGGCCTATGCCCTCGCGAGGTTCCGCTTCCGCGGAGCCGGCGTTTTGTTGGGCCTCGTGCTGGCTTGCCTCCTCGTCCCGAGTCAGGCCACCTTGATCCCCACCTTCGTGGGACTCAACCTTCTGGGCCTGGGCGACACCAGGCTCGGCCTGGTGCTGCCGTTCGTCACGAGTGCGATCGGAATCTTCATGCTGCGGCAGCAGATGCTCTCCATCCCGGACGCCATCATGGAAGCCGCCCGCACCGATGGCCTGGGTCCGCTGCGGACCCTCGTCTCGGTGGTGGTCCCCATGTCCGCCCCCTCCATCGCGGCGTTCTCGATGCTGTCCATCTTCACCCATTGGAATGACTACCTGTGGCCGCTCCTCGTTGCACGCAGCCCTGAGATCATGACGCCACCCCTGACTCTCGCCATTTTCCAGAACGCAGACACAGGCTTCGACTACCCGGCACTCTCCGCCGCCGCGGCCATCGTGACGGCCCCTGTCATCATCCTGTTCCTCCTCGCCCAACGGCACTTTGTCCGCGGCATGGCCGGCCCGGAAGTCGCCGGCTAGCCCCCACGCCATTCCCTCCAGACCCATTCGTCCAACCCCTCCCACAGCAGCGCAACCAACTAACCAAGGAAAAAATTCAATGCGCACCAAAGCAATCGCTACCGCGTCCGTTCTGACCGCCGTCGCCCTGGGCCTGTCCGCCTGCGGATCGTCCACCGAATCCGCCTCCGCCAACCAGGCCGCCGCAGCCTCGGCGATCGACAAGTGCAAGCCCGCCGAGACGAGCATCAAACTGACCTACGCGCCGCAGGGCATGCCCGCCGTAGAGCACGCCAAGACGGTCATGGAACAGAAGTTCCCGGGGCTCAAGATCGACGCCGTGGCCTCGCAGAGCTCCAACTACTCGGACCTGACCAAGCAGATCGTGGCGGACTCCGCCGTCGGCAAGCGGCCGGACCTCATCATGACCGGTCTCGGGCAGCTGCGCTTCTGGACGGACACCTACAACCCCGCCCCGATTGACCCCGCCACGCTCCCCGAGGGGTACCAGAAACAGTTCCTCTCCGCCGGCAAGGTGGGCGACAAGAGCTACTTGGCGCCGTTCCAGATTTCCACCCCCGTGATGCTGGTCAACAAGAAGCTCCTGGCAGATGCAGGCGTTACAGATCCGGCAAGCATCAAGAACTTCGGACAGGTGGTCGAGGCCGCCAAGAAGGTCACCGAGAAGACCGGCAAGCCCAGCATCAACATCGCCTCCGACGACCTCCCGGACTGGTTCTCCCAGGCTCTGGTCCAGTCCTCCGGCGAAAAGTTCGTGGCCGACGACGGATCCTTCGGCTTCGACACCAGCAAGGGCCGAGAGGCCATGGGCCTGATCTCCACCCTTGCGAAGGAAAAGCTCGCCCTGAATGTCAAGATGGACGACGGCCAAGCCCAGTTCGTCGCCGGAAACCTGGCCTTCCAGATGGCCACCACGTCCCGGATCGCCCAGATCGTGAAGAACGCCCCGAAGGACCTCGACTGGACCCCGATCGACCTTCCCGGCCTCAACGGCCCGGAAGGAGCCCTCCCCGCAGGCGGCAACGGCTGGGTCGTCATCTCCGAAGACTCCTGCAAGGCGGCGTTCTCCCAGGCCATGGTCACTGAAATGCTGACCAAGGATGCCTCGCTCCTGAGCAGCGGCAAGGACTACAGCTACATCCCGGTCAACAAGCTCGCCACGGAAGAGCTCCTCAAGGGCGACAACATCGCCCCGCAGATGCGTTACGCCTGGACCTACGACAAGCCGCTGACCGTCTGGAGCGGATTCGCCGGAGCTCAGACCGCGCCCATTGTCGACACCCTCCGCACCATGCTCCAGCAAATGGCCGCCGGAAAGTCTGCCGACGACTCCGTGCCGGCAGCAGCCAAGACCATCAACGCGCTCCTGGGGAAATAGGCATGGCTTCAATCAGCCTCGAGAACATCTCCAAGCGTTTCGGTCACATCACTGCCCTTGATGGGGTCAATCTGGATATCAGGGACGGTGAGAGTCTGGCCATCCTCGGGCCCTCAGGCTCAGGTAAGTCCTCGCTGCTGCGTATCATTGCAGGGCTGGAGGACCCGGACACAGGCCGTATCCTGCTGGACGGCAAGGACCAGAACGGCGTCCCCGCCCACCAGCGCGACATTTCCATCGTCTTCCAGAACTTCGCGCTCTACCCCCATCTGACATCCATGGGCAACATCACCCTGGGGCTGCGCCACGGCCTTTGCCTGTCCAAGAAGGACGCCGAACAGCGGGCCCGCGAGACCGCGGCACGCATGCGGGTGGAAGATCTCCTGGACCGGCGGCCCAAGGCGATGTCCGGTGGCCAACGCCAGCGCATCGCCCTGGCCCGGGCACTCGCCCGGCACGCTGGCGTCGTGCTCCTGGACGAGCCGATGTCCGGCTTGGACGCCCAGCTGCACATCTCGCTGCGGGCGGAAATCCACCAGCTCATCAGCCAGGAAGGAGCTACGGGGGTCACCGTGACCCACGACCAGCAGGACGCCATGTCCATGGCAGACCGGATCGCCGTCATGAACCGCGGGCGCATCGTCCAGCTGGGAACTCCGGACGAACTATACGACGAGCCGGCTTCGGCGTTCGTGGCCGGGTTCATCGGGGCGCCCCCGATGAACCTGCTGGCTGCCACACCGCACCAGCAGGGGCAGCTGGCCACAGCTTTCGGGCCCATCCGGCTCCCGGAAGGAGGCCCTGACGGGACGCATTCCGGGCTGGGTACCGATGCGAAGGTGGGCATCCGGCCGGAGGACGTTCTGCTGGGCACCCCGGGCCGGGCCGGCGCCTGGGCATCGGAGGGGACAGTGATCCTCGTGGAGCCCAACGGTCCGCTGCGGACCGTCCACGTTGATCTGGGGGATGAAGTCGTGCTGGTCTCGTGCCGCTCGGAGGAGCGCCCCGATCTCCTCTCCAGGGTGGGCCTGTGGGCCCTGCCCGAGAAGATCCACTGGTTCAGCGGGCCGGAGGGCCTGCGGGCGGGAACGGCTGCCGGGCTGGGCCTCACGACGGCGGCAATGGCGGGTGCGGTATGAAATTCCTGTTCGACTGGAACGGCACCATAGCCGACGACGCCGCACGGGCTTGCTTCGCCACAAACACGGCCCTGGACGCCGTCGGGGCGCCGCGCATCGATCCCCTTGAATTCGACCGCAAGTTCATCCTCCCGATGGACGAGATGTTTCTCCGGCTCGGTGTTTCCGGGCAGGACGTTGCAGCGGCAACGTCCCACTGGAACAAGGCCATGGCCTCACGGCAGGCACCGATCCGCGCCGGCGCGGCCAGATTCCTGCGGGCTCTGCACGACGCCGGCGAGTACTGCGCGGTCATCTCCGCGGCCGGAGAGCAATACCTGCGCGAAGAACTTGAGTACTTCGGCCTCACGGACTGCTTCGACGAGGTCCTCACGGGGGCCTCGGACAAGGTCGAGGCACTGGAGGGCCTGCGGCGGGACGGCCAGGCCCTGTACTTCGGCGACACCGAATACGACATCGCAAGCGCCGTCTCCTCGGGGTGCATCGCGGTCGGGGTCCTCAGCGGGTATTGTCCCGACGACCGGCTCCGAGGCGCCGGCGCGCAGTACATCATCACGGACTTCCTAGGCTTGGACGGGGTGATTGCACGTCGGCTCTTCGGCAGCTACGTGACGCCATAGCGACCAAAACCGCTCATCCCCGGCTCCCTGTCAGGAGCCGGGGATGTTCTTCCCTTGCCTTCTCTATGTGGGGTGTCCGGACTTTCGGGTTGTTCTTGGGTCTTTTTTTGCAGGTCACGGCCGGGCCGCCTCTTCGAGTGTTCGGGCCGGTCTCCCGCCGCGGAATCTGCGGAGTGCGCCGGGAAGTCCGCTGCAGGGCGGTGTGCGGGACCTGGGCCTTCTTCCGTCGCTGTTCCTGTTCCAGTTGATTCGTCATACAAGTCCATACCGGGGTGCGCGGTTTTCGTCATGAGCACATGAGCGCGCTCTTCTACCTTTGGGGAAAGCGCTCTGTGAGGGCCGGCGGCAAATTGGCCAATGCCCCGTCTGGAGCAGGACCTGCGGGTCCTGCCGAATGGCCATGGTTGAGTACAAGCTGCGAAGTGCACCAGTGGGTCGCCTGTCGTATGCGCCCAGGTCTTGACGGCTTAGCGCGGTGTCCCGGAAGGACAAACGGAAGCAACGTTGCGCCGATTGAAGGGCTATTTCGACGCGTTCATGCCCCACGTAGTGGCACGGCCGTAACATGGAAGCAGATACATGCGCCGGCTTGCCAGGTTCGCAGAAAAGGACTCAGGACGTTGCCACTCGAAACACTTCCCATAGTCGACTTCTCCCGGTTGAACGCGGGCCTGGAGGAGGCGTCCCGGTTTCGGGACGAACTGCGCAACGCCATGCATGAGGTCGGTTTCCTCTATCTGGCCGGCCATGGGATCCCGCTGGAGCTCGCGGACGCAATGCTGGACGTGTCCCGCCGCTTCTTCGAGCTGCCCGACGAACAGAAGCTGACGATCGAGAATGTCCACAGCCCGCAGTTCCGCGGCTACACCCGTGTCGGTGGGGAACTCACGGAAGGTGCAGTCGACTGGCGCGAGCAAATCGACATCGGCATAGAGCGGAACACGGTGGAACCGGGCCCGGGCGTCGCGGACTATTGGCGCCTCGAGGGGCCAAACCTGTGGCCGGCTGCGCTGCCCGAAATGCGCGAGATTGTCGCCGAGTGGACCGAACGGCTGAGCATCATCTCACTCACTCTCCTGCGGGCCCTGGCAGTGTCGCTCGGAGCGCCTGAGGACATTTTCGATGAGGCATTCGCCGCACGGGCTTTCCCCGTGCTCAAAGTTGTACGGTATCCGGGGTCATCGCACGAGGAACCCAAGCAGGGCGTAGGCTCCCACCGCGACGGCGGGGTGCTGACGCTCCTCCTGGTGGAGCCCGGGAAAGGCGGCCTTCAGGTCGAGTACCAGGGGACGTGGATCGACGCACCTCAGGTGCCCGGAACTTTTGTGGTCAA
This genomic window from Arthrobacter sp. 24S4-2 contains:
- a CDS encoding extracellular solute-binding protein translates to MRTKAIATASVLTAVALGLSACGSSTESASANQAAAASAIDKCKPAETSIKLTYAPQGMPAVEHAKTVMEQKFPGLKIDAVASQSSNYSDLTKQIVADSAVGKRPDLIMTGLGQLRFWTDTYNPAPIDPATLPEGYQKQFLSAGKVGDKSYLAPFQISTPVMLVNKKLLADAGVTDPASIKNFGQVVEAAKKVTEKTGKPSINIASDDLPDWFSQALVQSSGEKFVADDGSFGFDTSKGREAMGLISTLAKEKLALNVKMDDGQAQFVAGNLAFQMATTSRIAQIVKNAPKDLDWTPIDLPGLNGPEGALPAGGNGWVVISEDSCKAAFSQAMVTEMLTKDASLLSSGKDYSYIPVNKLATEELLKGDNIAPQMRYAWTYDKPLTVWSGFAGAQTAPIVDTLRTMLQQMAAGKSADDSVPAAAKTINALLGK
- a CDS encoding ABC transporter ATP-binding protein; amino-acid sequence: MASISLENISKRFGHITALDGVNLDIRDGESLAILGPSGSGKSSLLRIIAGLEDPDTGRILLDGKDQNGVPAHQRDISIVFQNFALYPHLTSMGNITLGLRHGLCLSKKDAEQRARETAARMRVEDLLDRRPKAMSGGQRQRIALARALARHAGVVLLDEPMSGLDAQLHISLRAEIHQLISQEGATGVTVTHDQQDAMSMADRIAVMNRGRIVQLGTPDELYDEPASAFVAGFIGAPPMNLLAATPHQQGQLATAFGPIRLPEGGPDGTHSGLGTDAKVGIRPEDVLLGTPGRAGAWASEGTVILVEPNGPLRTVHVDLGDEVVLVSCRSEERPDLLSRVGLWALPEKIHWFSGPEGLRAGTAAGLGLTTAAMAGAV
- a CDS encoding HAD family hydrolase encodes the protein MKFLFDWNGTIADDAARACFATNTALDAVGAPRIDPLEFDRKFILPMDEMFLRLGVSGQDVAAATSHWNKAMASRQAPIRAGAARFLRALHDAGEYCAVISAAGEQYLREELEYFGLTDCFDEVLTGASDKVEALEGLRRDGQALYFGDTEYDIASAVSSGCIAVGVLSGYCPDDRLRGAGAQYIITDFLGLDGVIARRLFGSYVTP
- a CDS encoding isopenicillin N synthase family oxygenase, which encodes MPLETLPIVDFSRLNAGLEEASRFRDELRNAMHEVGFLYLAGHGIPLELADAMLDVSRRFFELPDEQKLTIENVHSPQFRGYTRVGGELTEGAVDWREQIDIGIERNTVEPGPGVADYWRLEGPNLWPAALPEMREIVAEWTERLSIISLTLLRALAVSLGAPEDIFDEAFAARAFPVLKVVRYPGSSHEEPKQGVGSHRDGGVLTLLLVEPGKGGLQVEYQGTWIDAPQVPGTFVVNIGEMLELATNGYLKATLHRVVSPPRGTDRISLPFFYNPALDATMPRLGVSPKFQAKARGLSVDPTNSPILETYGDNALRYRLRAHPNVVAEHHTDLLQD